The segment TGCCGCCCCAGGTGGCGTGATGTTCGACACCCCGCAACAGATCCAGGCCCAGGCCGCGCGCATCCAAGCGCAAGCGGTTGCCAGCCAGATCATGCCGCTGGGCAACATCACCCAGATGACCACCGAAGAGCGCAAGCTGGTAGGCGACTGGATCGCCAAGGGCGCGCCTGTCAACTGACCGCAATTGGCTACACCGCATAACGTCGTACGCAAGCATCGAGCGCAGGCGCTGGCCCAGGCTTAAAGCAACGCGATCTTCAAGTCGAAGATCGCCGCTTGAACCTTGGGCTCGCCCGCCGCTTGGATCCGAGAATAAAAACAAAACTCGAGGTGCTGCATGTCCGAGTCATCCAAGGCGTCTATCCCGGTAGCGCCGCCGCGACAGCCCCTGCCCCTGTTCCAGCTCTTTCTGGTTGGCCTGCAACATGTGCTTCTGATGTACGGTGGCGCCATCGCGGTACCGCTGATCATCGGCCAGGCCGCAGGCCTGTCCCGCGAAGAAGTCGCCTTTCTGATCAACGCCGACCTGCTGGTCGCTGGGGTCGCCACCCTGGTGCAATCGCTGGGCATCGGCCCGGTGGGCATTCGCATGCCCGTGATGATGGGGGCCAGTTTTGCCGCCGTTGGCAGCATGGTGGCCATGGCCGGCATGCCCGGCGTGGGCCTGCAGGGTATCTTCGGGGCCACCATTGCCGCAGGCTTCTTCGGCATGCTGGTCGCGCCCTTCATGTCCAAGGTGGTGAGGTTTTTCCCGCCGCTGGTGACCGGCACGGTGATCACGTCCATCGGCCTGTCGCTGTTTCCCGTGGCGGTGAACTGGGCCGGAGGCGGCCAGCAAGCGACCACCTTCGGCTCACCGATCTACCTGCTGGTCGCCGGCCTGGTGCTGGCAGTGATTCTGTTGATCAACCGTTTCATGCGGGGCTTCTGGGTCAACGTGTCGGTGCTGGTGGGGATGGGCCTGGGTTACCTGCTGGCGGGATCGATCGGCATGGTCGACCTCTCGGGCCTGGGGGCCACGCCCTGGTTGCAGGTGGTCACCCCGCTGCACTTTGGCATGCCCACCTTCAGCCTGGCCCCGATCCTGTCGATGTGCCTGGTGGTGGTGATCATCTTCGTCGAGTCCACCGGCATGTTCCTGGCCTTGGGCAAGGTCACCGACCGCGAAGTCACCCCAGGCATGCTGCGCCGCGGGCTGCTGTGCGACGCTGGCGCTTCCTTCATCGCAGGTTTTTTCAACACCTTCACCCATTCCTCGTTCGCCCAGAACATCGGCCTGGTGCAGATGACCGGCGTACGCTGCCGTTTCGTCACGGTGGTGGCCGGCGGCTTGCTGGTGGTGCTCAGCTTGCTCCCCAAGGCGGCCTACCTGATCGCCTCGATTCCGCCAGCGGTGCTCGGCGGCGCGTCCATTGCCATGTTCGGCATGGTCACTGCCACTGGCATCAAGATCCTCCAGGAAGCGGACATCGGGGATCGGCGCAACCAGTTGCTGGTGGCGGTCAGCGTCGGTTTCGGCCTGATCCCGGTGGTACGGCCGGAATTCTTCGCTCAGATGCCCCAGTGGATGGAGCCCATCACCCATAGCGGCATCGCCATGGCCACGGTCAGTGCACTGGTGCTCAACGTGCTGTTCAACATTCTCGGCGGCGCGGACCGCGCGGCGCACAACGCGCCCTGCCACCCCCACTGAGCCAACGGGCGGCGCCCTGCCCGCCCGTGCTTTACGCCTGAATCACTGCTGTGCCGTCGGCCCACCCCGCGTGGGCCGCCCGGGGCGCGCACGCGCCTGACAACCCACAAGAACAACATCCGGGAGCTGTCACATGAACCACATCCCCACAGCCTTGTTGCTGGGCACCAGCCTGCTGGCCAGCGTACCGAGCCAGGCCGGCCAATGGCTGCAATGGCACGGCGAGAGCCTGACCTACCTGTACGGCAAGGATTTCAAGATCAACCCTGGCATCCAGCAGACGCTCACGTTCGAGCACGCCAACAAGTGGAAATACGGCGACACCTTCCTGTTCGTCGACAAGATTTTCTACAACGGCAAGGCCGACCCCGGCAAAGGGGTGACCACCTACTACGGCGAGTTCAGCCCTCGTTTCTCGCTGGGCAAGATCCTCGACCGCAAGCTCGCGTTCGGCCCGGTCAAGGACGTGCTGCTGGCCATGACCTACGAGCGTGGCGAAGGTGACAATCAAGCCTACCTGATCGGCCCAGGCTTTGACCTCGACGTGCCAGGCTTCAACTATTTCGTGCTCAATTTCTACGTGCGCAATACCGAAGGCAGCCGCCCCGGCGACAACGTATGGCAGATCACACCCGCCTGGTCCTACACGGTGCCACTGGGCAAGTCCGACATTCTGATAGACGGCTATATGGACTGGGTGACTGACAACGACCAGAACCGACGGGGCACCTACCACGCCAACCTGCACTTCAACCCGCAGGTGAAATACGACCTGGGCAAGGCGCTGAGCCTGGGCAACAAGCAGCTGTACGTGGGCTTGGAGTACAGCTACTGGAAGGACAAATACGGCATCGACAGCCGGGGCGCCCTGGACAGCAATCAGAGCGTGGCCAGTGCCTTGATCAAGGTACACTTCTGACAACCTGACCACATGCACAGGTTTGCTCCACCATGCTCCACGACGGAGCACTTGAGGCCAGGCGCGCAAGCCAGTAATCTGCGCGCCCCCTCGATCAGGGCAGAACGGATTCTGCCTGCGTTTACTGACCGCTCAGTCAATGAATTCGGGCGGTTGGCCAACGTGTTGCCAGCCTGAAAGACCCTTTTCATCCGTTCAGAACGACGTCGAGCAGGACGGTTTCGCCAACCGGGAGAAAGTTGGCTCAACCCTTGCCAGACAGCTGTGGCCCATCGAAAAAAGCTGACTAAAAAGACAGAAAAAGCGCCAACACCGAGCGCTGACAACAGATCAACCAAGGGAGCGACATCCGCAATGCGTACCATCAACAGCCTGATCCTCGCCGGCGGCCTGCTGGCCTGTGGCACCACCTTCGCCGGCGATCTGCTGCAGTGGCAGAGCAACAGCCTGACCTACCTGTGGGGCAAGAACTTCAAGGTCAACCCGTCGACCCAACAGACCCTGACCTTCGAGCACGCCGACGGCTGGAAGTACGGCGATAACTTCCTGTTCGTCGACAAGATCTTCTACCAAGGCCAGAAGGACGCCGGCAACGGTCCCAACACCTACTACGGCGAAATCAGCCCGCGCCTGTCTTTCAACAAGATCTTCGACCAGAAGCTGTCCTTCGGCCCGGTCAAGGACGTGCTGCTGGCCATGACCTATGAGTTTGGCGAGGGCGACACGGAAGCCTACCTGATCGGCCCCGGCTTCGACCTGGACATCCCAGGCTTTGACTACTTCCAGCTGAACTTCTACCAGCGCACCACCGATGGCAGCCGCCCTGGCGACAATGTCTGGCAGATCACCCCGGTGTGGGCCTACACCATCCCGGTCGGCTCCTCCGACGTGTTGATCGATGGCTTCATGGACTGGGTGGTGGACAACGATGAAAACCGCCGTGGCACCTACCACGCCAACCTGCACTTCAACCCGCAGATCAAGTATGACCTGGGCAAAGCCATGCACCTGGGCGAGAAGCAGCTGTACGTGGGTGTTGAGTACGACTATTGGAAGAACAAGTACGGCATCAAGGACTCCGGCGCCTTCACCACCGACCAGAACACCATGAGCTTCCTGGTCAAGGTGCTGTTCTGATCACGGCATGATCGCGGGGCCGCGAGCCGGCCCCTTTGCCGAGGCGTCGTCGCTCAACCGGTCGCGCGTGCGCGAACCCAAGAGAATCCGCCGACTACCAGTGCCGTCAGGCCTCCGGCGACAGCCCCGACAACCCCGAACACGACGTGCTTGGCAACCGCTTCCCAGCTTCCGCTGTGCGCAACCCAGCCTTCGATGACATGCTCCAGGGGTGCAATGCCTTCGGCAATGAATGTCCCGCCGACCAAGAACATCGCGACCGTTCCGATCCAGGACAGCGCCTTCATCAGGAAAGGCGCGGCCGACACCAGCACTTCACCCAACTTTCTGACCGCACGGCCCCACATACCCTGGGCCTTGGATTTCGCCAAGGCGAAGCCTGCGTCGTCCAGCCGCACAATGCCAGCGACCAGCCCATAGACGCCCATCGTCATGACCAGGGCGATCAGAACCAAGGTCAGGATCTGCTGGTACAGCGCAGCCTCAGCCACCACGTTGAGGGTGATGACGATGATCTCCGCGCTCAAAATGAAGTCGGTCTTGATCGCCCCTTTGATCTTGCGTTGCTCATACGCGGCCAGTTCCTCGGGGGTTTTGGGAAGCGCCTTTTTTCCTTGCGCCTTGGCGCCATGCTCGCTGCGAGAAAACTTGTCCTTGATCGCCTCGAAGCCCTCGTAGCACAGATACAGGCCGCCGGCCATGAGCAGCCATTTGACCGCTGCCGGCAGCACTGCACTGAGGATCAGGGCGCAGGGCACCAGGATGGCCTTGTTCTTTAGAGAGCCCTTGAATACCGCCCATACCACCGGCAGTTCGCGATCGGCCTTCATGCCCGTCACTTGCTCGGCGTTAACGGCCAAGTCATCGCTCAGCACGCTGGCCGACTTCTTGGCCGCGACCTTGGTCATCAACGAGATGTCATCCAACAGGGCCGCGATGTCATCCAACAACGCAAAAAAACTGCTGCCAGCCATTCCATTCACCCTTAGTAGACGCTTGCGATTTCATCATCCTGAAACGCCTGAATAGCCAGACGTGCTCCCAGGGCAATCACGATGGCATACAGACCGGCCGGTGGCTGAACAGTTCTGCCGGGCGTGTGTGCGGTGGCCTGCGGCAGCAGAGGAGGTTCAGGGCAGCGTCAGGCACGGGGCAGCGCGCATGACGATTCGTTCATGGACGCAAACGAACAGCCGTGGCCAAGCGCCTGTCTCTATCTCATCGATCACGTCCTTTCATTCGCACTAGGAGTATTCATGGCAAAGCTCAACATGGCCCAGCAGTTGGCCTCGACCCTCGAACAGGCCGGTATCAAACGGATCTGGGGCCTGACCGGCGACAGCCTCAATGGCCTGACCGACGCCCTGCGCAGCATGGACAGCATCGAATGGATGCACGTGCGCCATGAGGAAGTCGCCGCCTTCGCCGCCGGTGCCGAGGCGGCGGTCACCGGTGAGTTGACGGTGTGCGCTGGCAGTTGCGGGCCGGGCAACCTGCACTTGATCAATGGCCTGTTCGACTGCCATCGCAACCGGGTGCCCGTGCTGGCCATCGCCGCGCAGATCCCCTCCTCGGAGATTGGCCTGAACTACTTCCAGGAAACCCATCCGCAAGAACTGTTCAAGGAATGCAGCCATTTCATCGAACTGGTCAGCAACCCTGCGCAGATGCCGCAGGTGCTGCACCGGGCCATGCGCTCGGCCATCCTCAATCGCGGTGTGGCGGTGGTGGTGATTCCCGGGGACGTATCGCTGCTAGAGGTCGAGCAGAAACCGGCGGCCTGGCCTTCCCTGCAGCAGCCACGCATCCTGCCTACGGAAGTCGATCTGCAGCGCCTGACCGAGTTGTTGCAGGACAGCCACAAGGTGACCCTGCTGTGCGGCAGCGGCTGCGCCGGTGCGCATGACCAAGTCGTGGCCCTGGCCGATGCACTCGGCGCACCGGTGGTCCATGCGTTGCGCGGCAAGGAGCATGTGGAATGGGACAACCCCTTCGATGTCGGCATGACGGGCTTGATCGGCTTCAGTTCCGGTTACCACGCGATGCTCGGCTGCGACACGCTGGTGATGCTGGGCACCGACTTCCCCTACCGGCAGTTTTTCCCAAACGACGCCAAGATCGTGCAGGTCGACCGTGATCCGCAAGCGCTGGGACGACGCGCCACGTTATCGCTGGGCATCGCTGCCGATGTCGGCGAAACCCTCAACGCCTTGCTGCCACGCCTGACGCGCAAGACCGATCGGCGCTTCCTGGATGATGCACTCAACGCCTACAGCAAGGCGCGGCAGGGGCTGGACGATCTGGCGGTACCCTCCAAGGGTGACCGGCCGATTCACCCACAATACGTCACGCGCCTGCTCAGCGAACTGGCCAGCGAAGACGCGATCTTCACCGCCGACGTCGGTTCGCCCACGGTCTGGGCGGCGCGTTACCTGAAGATGAATGGCCAGCGTCGCCTGGTCGGCTCGTTCAACCACGGCTCGATGGCCAACGCCATGCCACAGGCCATGGGCGCACAGGCGGCCTTCCCGGGGCGCCAGGTGATCTCGATGAGTGGCGACGGTGGGTTCAGCATGCTGATGGGTGACTTCATCTCGCTCGCCCAGCTCAAGCTGCCCGTGAAGGTGGTGGTGTTCAATAACGCGTCACTGGGCTTCGTCGCCATGGAAATGAAGGCTGCCGGTTACCTGGATACCGGCACCGACCTGCACAACCCCGACTTCGCCGCCATGTCCAATGCCATGGGCATTCTGGGCATTCGCGTCGAGCGCTCCGAAGACCTGGAGCAGGCCCTGCGCCGTGCTCTGGACCACGACGGCCCCGTACTGGTCGATGTGGTCACCGCCACGCAAGAGCTGGTCATGCCGCCGGCGATCAAGCTGGAGCAGGCCAAGGGCTTTAGCCTGTACATGCTCAAGGCAGTGATGAGCGGGCGCGGCGACGAAGTGCTGGACCTGGCGAAGACCAACCTGCTGCGCTAGCGCCCACGCGCGCGACTGGATGCAAAGGCCCTGCCCAAAGCCGCTGCCTTGAGCCGCCCTTGGGCACGGTGCTACCATGCCGGCTGCCTCCTAGGCTCTGTGTGAAAAGTCTTGAGACGAAGGTCAGGCAAGGCGAAAACAGCCGAGGAAGCGGAGTTTACGGGTTGTAAATGAGCATTCCGAGGCTGTTTTCAACGCAGCATCACCGAGTATCAAGGCTTTTCACACAGAGCCTAGAGGTGGCCTGACACGAGGAAAATCCCTGACCATGAGCACCATTCGCGAGCGCAACAAGGAATTGATCCTGCGCGCGGCCAGCGAGGAATTCGCCGACAAGGGCTTCGCAGCCACCAAAACCAGCGATATTGCCGCCAAGGCTGGCCTGCCCAAACCCAACGTCTACTACTACTTCAAGTCCAAAGACAACCTGTACCGCGAGGTGCTGGAAAGCATCATCGCGCCGATCATGCAGGCCTCCACCCCGTTCAACGCCGATGGCGATCCTCGCGAGGTGCTGAGCGCATACATTCGCTCCAAGATCCGCATCTCCCGCGACCTGCCCCATGCGTCGAAGGTGTTCGCCAGCGAAATCATGCACGGCGCCCCGCATTTGTCGCCCAGCCAGGTCGAACAGCTCAACGAGCAGGCGCGGCACAACATCGAGTGCATCCAGCACTGGATAGACCGCGGCCAGATCGCCCACGTCGATGCGCATCACCTGATGTTCAGCATCTGGGCGGCAACCCAGACGTACGCTGATTTCGACTGGCAGATCTCGGCAGTGACCGGCAAGGCCAAGCTGGCCGACAGCGACTACGACGCGGCGGCCGAAACCATCATCCGCATGGTGCTCAAAGGCTGCGAACCCGAGCCGGCCTGAGCAGTACCGCCTTGCCGTTTGCCCTGCCCCGTCCCAGGTCCTCTGGGGGCTGGGGCATCGAGCAACGGCAGTTGATGCGGGTCAGGCCACCGCGCCCGCATCGGCGCGCAGCCCCAGCGCCTCGATGGCACTGATCGCACACTGCTCGTCGATATCCGATGTGTCCCCGCTGATCCCCACCGCCCCCAGCACCCGCCCATCCTGATCACGCACCAGCACACCGCCTGGCGCCGGCACGACCGCCCGTTCGCCCAACCCGTTGAGCGCGGCGAAGAAGGCCGGCCGTTGCTGCGCATCCAGCGCCAGCAGACGCGAGCCCTTGCCCAGTGCTATCGCACCCCAGGCTTTGCCCGTGGCGACCTCGGGTCGGATCAGGCTCGCCCCGTCTTCACGCTGCAAGGCAAGCAAGTGCCCACCGGCATCGAGCACCGCCACCGTCAGCGGCGCCGCCTGGATGGTACGCCCGGCAGCCAATGCGGCGTTTACCAGGCTCAGCGCCAGGTTCAGGTTCAAAGCATTCATGGGAAGGTCCTCTTTTTATTGTGAGAAGCCCTGAGGGCAGTTGAAAACCGATACCGCAATAGAACACAACCGAAAATATTTTTGTATACAATATTTAGATTCAATCGTATTCGATAGCGCAAGCACCCTATTTCACGGCCGCATCGACTTGCCCGATCAAAACCCATTGACCGGATCACCTGAGCATGAATACACTGAATCGCAACGCAGGTTGTATACAATTACAAAATCGATGAGGCACAAATCATGAGCAAAATGAGAGCAATCGATGCAGCCGTACTGGTCATGCGCCGTGAAGGCGTGGTGACTGCGTTCGGCATCCCAGGGGCTGCCATCAACCCGTTGTATTCAGCCCTGAAGAAAGTGGGTGGCATCGATCACGTCCTCGCTCGCCACGTCGAAGGCGCCTCGCACATGGCAGAGGGCTACACCCGTGCCAACCCCGGCAACATCGGTGTGTGCATCGGCACCTCCGGCCCGGCGGGCACGGACATGGTCACCGGCCTTTACAGCGCCAGTGCCGACTCCATTCCGATCCTGTGCATCACTGGCCAGGCGCCACGCTCCCGCCTGCATAAGGAGGACTTCCAGGCCGTGGACATCACCAGCATTGTCAAGCCCGTCACCAAGTGGGCAACCACCGTGCTGGAGCCTGGCCAGGTGCCGTATGCGTTCCAGAAAGCGTTCTTCGAAATGCGCAGCGGCCGGCCCGGCCCGGTACTGATCGACCTGCCATTCGACGTGCAGATGGCTGAAATCGAGTTCGACATCGACGCCTATGAACCGCTGCCCGTGCACAAGCCTTCCGCCACGCGCGTCCAGGCGGAAAAGGCCCTTGCCATGCTCAACGAGGCCGAACGGCCCTTGCTGGTGGCAGGCGGCGGCATCATCAACGCCGACGCCAGCGACAAACTGGTCGAATTCGCCGAATTGACCGGTGTGCCAGTGATCCCGACGCTCATGGGCTGGGGCACCATCCCGGATGACCACCCGCTGATGGTCGGGATGGTCGGCCTGCAAACCTCCCACCGCTATGGCAACGCCACCCTGCTCAAGTCCGACCTGGTACTGGGCATCGGCAACCGCTGGGCCAACCGCCACACCGGTTCCGTGGACGTGTACACCGAAGGCCGTAAATTCGTGCATGTGGATATCGAGCCGACCCAAATCGGTCGCGTGTTCACCCCAGACCTGGGGATCGTTTCCGATGCCGGCAAGGCCCTGGAGGTGTTCCTGGAAGTCGCCAGGGAATGGCAGGCCGCTGGCAAACTCAAGTGCCGCCAGGCCTGGCTTGAAGACTGCCAGCAGCGCAAGGCCAGCCTGCAGCGCAAGACCCATTTCGACAACGTGCCGGTCAAGCCCCAGCGCGTGTACCAAGAGATGAACCAGGTGTTCGGCAAGGACACCTGCTATGTCAGCACCATTGGTCTGTCGCAGATCGCCGGTGCGCAGTTCCTGCACGTGTACAAGCCACGGCACTGGATCAACTGCGGCCAGGCCGGCCCACTGGGCTGGACCATCCCTGCGGCACTGGGTGTTGTCAAGGCCGACCCCACGCGCCAGGTCGTGGCCTTGTCGGGCGACTACGACTTCCAGTTCATGATCGAAGAACTGGCCGTCGGGGCGCAGTTCAACCTGCCCTACGTCCACGTGCTGGTGAACAACGCCTATCTGGGGCTGATTCGCCAGGCCCAGCGTGGTTTCGACATGGACTACTGTGTACAACTGGCGTTCGAGAACATCAACGCCACCGACGCTGCCAGCTATGGCGTCGATCACGTCGCCGTGGTCGAAGGCCTGGGCTGCAAGGCCCTGCGGGTATTCGAGCCGGCCGACATCGCCCCTGCCCTGCTAAAAGCACGGCAAATGGCCGAGCAGTTCCGCGTGCCGGTCGTGGTCGAGATCATTCTTGAACGGGTTACCAACATTTCCATGGGCACCGAGATCAACGCGGTCAACGAGTTCGAAGACCTCGCCCTGGTCGGCAACGATGCGCCGACCGCCATCTCGCTGCTGGACTGATCGCCTGACGCCCCGGCTGGCCCGGGGCTCTCAACGCAAGGAGACAACCATGCCTCGCTTCGCTGCCAACCTGTCCATGCTGTTCACCGAGCAGGACTTCCTGGCCCGCTTCAAGGCCGCCGCCGACGCCGGTTTCAGTGGTGTCGAATACCTGTTCCCCTACGATTTCAGCGCTGCCGAAATCCAGGCGCAGCTCAAGGCTCACAGCCTGACCCAGGTGCTGTTCAATCTTCCCGCGGGGGATTGGTCCAAGGGTGAGCGTGGCATCACCTGCCACCCCGATCGCGTCGAAGAATTCCGTGCAGGTGTCGACAAGGCCATCGAGTACGCCAAGGTGCTGGGCAACACCCAGGTCAACGCCCTGGCTGGGATTCGCCCAGACGGCCCGGACTGCGCCACCGTGCGCAAGACCTTCGTGGAAAACCTGCGCTATGCCGCCGACAAGCTCCAGGCCGCCGGTATTCGCCTGGTCATGGAAATGATCAACACCCGCGACATTCCGGGCTTCTACCTCAACACCACCGAGCAGGCATTGGCCATTCAGGCCGAAGTGGGCAGCGACAACCTGTTCCTGCAATACGACATCTACCACATGCAGATCATGGAAGGTGACCTGGCGCGCACCATGGAAACCAATCTGCAGTCGATCAACCACATCCAGCTGGCCGACAACCCGGGCCGTCACGAGCCGGGTACTGGCGAGATCAACTACCGCTTCCTGTTCGAGCACCTGGACCGCATCGGCTACCAGGGCTGGGTGGGCGCGGAATACAAGCCCAAGACCACCACCGAAGCGGGCTTGGGCTGGCTGAAAACGCACAACGCGATCTGAATCCCACCGGGAACGCGAACAACGATAAAAGAGGTAATTTCTGATGGCTAAAATCGGTTTCATCGGCACCGGCATCATGGGCAAGCCCATGGCCCAGAACCTGCAAAAAGCAGGGCACAGCCTGTTCGTCTCCACCCACCACGATGCAGCTCCAGCCGACCTGATCGCCGACGGCGCCGTGGCCCTGGCCAACCCCAAGGAGGTGGCCCAGGAAGCCGAGTTCATCATCGTCATGGTCCCGGACACCCCACAGGTCGACAGCGTACTGTTCGGGGACAACGGCGTTGCCCAGGGCGTGGGCCCGAACAAGGTGGTGATCGACATGAGTTCGATTTCCCCTACTGCCACCAAAGCCTTTGCCGAGAAGATCAACGCCACCGGCGCTACCTACCTTGATGCCCCGGTGTCCGGGGGTGAAGTGGGCGCCAAGGCCGCGACCCTGAGCATCATGGTCGGCGGCTGCCCAAAAGCCTTCGAGCGCGCCCTGCCGCTGTTCCAGAGCATGGGCAAGAACATCACCCTGGTAGGCGGCAATGGTGACGGTCAGACCGCGAAGGTGGCCAACCAGATCATCGTCGCCCTGAACATCCAGGCCGTCAGCGAGGCGTTGCTGTTTGCCGCGAAGAACGGCGCCGACCCGGCCAAGGTGCGCGAGGCACTGATGGGCGGCTTCGCATCGTCGAAAATTCTGGAAGTGCACGCCGAGCGCATGATCAAAGGCACCTTCGACCCAGGCTTCCGCATCAACCTGCACCAGAAGGACCTTAACCTGGCCCTGCAAGGCGCCAAGGAACTGGGCATCAACCTGCCTAACACTTCCAATGCCCAGCAAGTGTTCAACACCTGCCAGGCCCTGGGTGGCGGCAACTGGGACCACTCGGCGCTGATCAAGGGCCTGGAGCACATGGCCAATTTCTCGATCCGCGACGACCGCTGATCCGAGCGCAGGGCCTGCCTTGCAGCCCTGCTGCCGGTAACCCGGCACACCTGTTACGCCCCTTGGCTGAGCACAGCCAGGGGTGAACCCGAGCAACACCGCCCCTGGTTCGGCCTGCACGGAGGCTGTTCCAGGGGCGTTCTCGATTGTGCAGAACAACAATAAAGGGAGCCTGCCATGTCGGTCGATCCACACAAACTGCTGCGTGAGCTGTTCGACACAGCCATCGCCGCGGCCCATCCCAGCCACGTGCTCGAACCCTACCTGCCCGCCGACCGCAGCGGTCGGGTGATCGTCATCGGCGCAGGCAAGGCGGCCGCCGCCATGGCCGAGGTGGTTGAGAAGCACTGGCAAGGCGAGGTCAGCGGCCTGGTCGTGACCCGCTACGGCCATGGTGCCAACTGCCAACACATCGAAGTGGTCGAAGCCGCCCACCCGGTGCCTGATGCGGCCGGCCTGGCGGTTGCCAGGCGCGTGCTGGAACTGGTCGGCAACCTCAGCGAGCAGGATCGGGTGATATTCCTGCTGTCCGGCGGCGGCTCTGCCTTGCTGGCGCTGCCCGCCGCCAACCTGACCCTGGCGGACAAACAGCACATCAACAAGGCCCTGCTCAAATCCGGCGCCACCATCGGCGAGATGAACTGCGTGCGTAAGCACCTCTCGGCGATCAAGGGTGGGCGCCTGGCCAAGGCCTGCTGGCCGGCCACGGTCTACACCTACGCGATCTCGGACGTGCCGGGCGATCTGGCCACGGTCATCGCTTCAGGCCCCACCGTGGCCGACCCGAGCACCTCGGCCGAGGCACTGGCGATCCTCAAGCGCTACGCCATTGACGCTCCACAGGCCGTCATCGACTGGCTCAACGACCCGGCCTCGGAAACCCTCAAGGCTGGCGACCCAGCCCTGGCCCGCAGCCATTTCCAGCTGATCGCCAAGCCTCAACAGTCGCTCGAAGCTGCGGCGGTCAAGGCGCGCCAGGCAGGTTTCAGCCCGTTGATATTGGGCGACCTGGAAGGTGAGTCACGGGAAGTGGCCAAGGTGCATGCAGGCATTGCCCGACAGATCGTTCAGCATGGCCAGCCGCTCAAGGCCCCTTGCGTGATTCTGTCCGGCGGCGAGACCACTGTCACCGTGCGCGGTAATGGCCGCGGCGGGCGCAATGCGGAATTTCTGCTCAGCCTCACCGAAAGTCTCAAGGGCCTGCCGGGCGTCTACGCACTGGCAGGCGACACCGAC is part of the Pseudomonas parafulva genome and harbors:
- the hyi gene encoding hydroxypyruvate isomerase — protein: MPRFAANLSMLFTEQDFLARFKAAADAGFSGVEYLFPYDFSAAEIQAQLKAHSLTQVLFNLPAGDWSKGERGITCHPDRVEEFRAGVDKAIEYAKVLGNTQVNALAGIRPDGPDCATVRKTFVENLRYAADKLQAAGIRLVMEMINTRDIPGFYLNTTEQALAIQAEVGSDNLFLQYDIYHMQIMEGDLARTMETNLQSINHIQLADNPGRHEPGTGEINYRFLFEHLDRIGYQGWVGAEYKPKTTTEAGLGWLKTHNAI
- a CDS encoding glycerate kinase type-2 family protein; the protein is MSVDPHKLLRELFDTAIAAAHPSHVLEPYLPADRSGRVIVIGAGKAAAAMAEVVEKHWQGEVSGLVVTRYGHGANCQHIEVVEAAHPVPDAAGLAVARRVLELVGNLSEQDRVIFLLSGGGSALLALPAANLTLADKQHINKALLKSGATIGEMNCVRKHLSAIKGGRLAKACWPATVYTYAISDVPGDLATVIASGPTVADPSTSAEALAILKRYAIDAPQAVIDWLNDPASETLKAGDPALARSHFQLIAKPQQSLEAAAVKARQAGFSPLILGDLEGESREVAKVHAGIARQIVQHGQPLKAPCVILSGGETTVTVRGNGRGGRNAEFLLSLTESLKGLPGVYALAGDTDGIDGSEENAGAVMTPNSYARAQALGLSASDELDDNNGYGYFAALDALIVTEPTRTNVNDFRAILILETDPS
- a CDS encoding 2-hydroxy-3-oxopropionate reductase translates to MAKIGFIGTGIMGKPMAQNLQKAGHSLFVSTHHDAAPADLIADGAVALANPKEVAQEAEFIIVMVPDTPQVDSVLFGDNGVAQGVGPNKVVIDMSSISPTATKAFAEKINATGATYLDAPVSGGEVGAKAATLSIMVGGCPKAFERALPLFQSMGKNITLVGGNGDGQTAKVANQIIVALNIQAVSEALLFAAKNGADPAKVREALMGGFASSKILEVHAERMIKGTFDPGFRINLHQKDLNLALQGAKELGINLPNTSNAQQVFNTCQALGGGNWDHSALIKGLEHMANFSIRDDR
- the gcl gene encoding glyoxylate carboligase, coding for MSKMRAIDAAVLVMRREGVVTAFGIPGAAINPLYSALKKVGGIDHVLARHVEGASHMAEGYTRANPGNIGVCIGTSGPAGTDMVTGLYSASADSIPILCITGQAPRSRLHKEDFQAVDITSIVKPVTKWATTVLEPGQVPYAFQKAFFEMRSGRPGPVLIDLPFDVQMAEIEFDIDAYEPLPVHKPSATRVQAEKALAMLNEAERPLLVAGGGIINADASDKLVEFAELTGVPVIPTLMGWGTIPDDHPLMVGMVGLQTSHRYGNATLLKSDLVLGIGNRWANRHTGSVDVYTEGRKFVHVDIEPTQIGRVFTPDLGIVSDAGKALEVFLEVAREWQAAGKLKCRQAWLEDCQQRKASLQRKTHFDNVPVKPQRVYQEMNQVFGKDTCYVSTIGLSQIAGAQFLHVYKPRHWINCGQAGPLGWTIPAALGVVKADPTRQVVALSGDYDFQFMIEELAVGAQFNLPYVHVLVNNAYLGLIRQAQRGFDMDYCVQLAFENINATDAASYGVDHVAVVEGLGCKALRVFEPADIAPALLKARQMAEQFRVPVVVEIILERVTNISMGTEINAVNEFEDLALVGNDAPTAISLLD